The Vicia villosa cultivar HV-30 ecotype Madison, WI linkage group LG1, Vvil1.0, whole genome shotgun sequence genome includes a region encoding these proteins:
- the LOC131653548 gene encoding uncharacterized protein LOC131653548 codes for MVDGSFIGDYTRLYDYCHEILRTNPGSTVKLSVTPVQEGAEDTRPFFKRLYVCYAACKQSFKLCSPIIGLDGCFLKGLCGGQILAAIGTDPNDQMLPIAFAVVEGETKDSWLWFLQLLIDDLGGREECRTYTFISEGLLPAMDELLPNVEQRFCVRHLYNNFRKKFPGKMLKEIIWRAARTTYPQAWEKEMRGMRQINEEAYKHMMQTPPRFWSKSYFRTTSKSDTVLNNMSEAFNSVIVESRGKPIVTMLEEIRGYIMEKWATNRVKFPNLSDEDVLPNIKKKVERTSSYTNSWIVRMSAEYIYEVRHIENPGDIFSVNLKEYNCMCRKWQLTGLPCVHAIAALKSRGLHIEDFISDIYKKARYMSVYDPIIYPVNGTNLWVRTEFPDVQPPKYKKMPGRPKKRRNREAGEIDGTDRKMRKTGMIMRCTGCRQIGHNKSTCKMTQPPQTSQPTQGSQPRQASRTQGSQPTQGSQPRQASRTQGSQPTQGSQSRQTSMTQGSQPIQASRAPPTLGTHKKMTTARPHKIPFRKPAHVGPTTRLSASQNAVGPTTRRTTPTKRNNTKKGI; via the exons ATGGTTGATGGTTCATTTATAGGAGATTACACAAGGTTATATGATTACTGTCATGAGATACTAAGGACAAATCCTGGTTCTACTGTCAAGCTAAGTGTCACGCCAGTTCAAGAGGGTGCTGAAGATACAAGGCCTTTTTTCAAGAGGTTATATGTATGCTATGCTGCTTGTAAGCAAAGTTTCAAGCTGTGTAGTCCTATTATTGGTCTTGATGGCTGCTTTCTAAAAGGATTATGTGGAGGTCAGATCTTAGCAGCTATTGGGACTGATCCAAATGATCAGATGTTACCTATTGCATTTGCTGTTGTAGAAGGGGAAACAAAGGACAGTTGGTTATGGTTCTTGCAACTACTCATTGATGACCTAGGTGGCAGAGAAGAATGTAGAACCTACACATTCATTTCTGAG GGTCTACTTCCTGCCATGGATGAGTTGCTTCCAAATGTGGAACAAAGGTTCTGTGTTAGGCACTTATACAACAACTTTAGAAAAAAGTTCCCAGGAAAAATGTTGAAGGAGATAATCTGGAGAGCAGCTAGGACAACTTACCCACAAGCATGGGAAAAGGAGATGAGAGGTATGAGGCAGATAAATGAAGAGGCATACAAGCATATGATGCAGACTCCACCTAGATTTTGGAGTAAGTCTTATTTTAGGACTACTTCAAAGTCTGATACTGTGTTGAACAATATGTCTGAAGCCTTCAACAGTGTCATTGTGGAATCTAGAGGTAAGCCAATTGTGACAATGCTAGAAGAAATTAGGGGCTACATAATGGAGAAATGGGCAACAAATAGGGTGAAATTTCCTAACTTAAGTGATGAAGATGTATTGCCAAACATAAAGAAAAAAGTGGAGAGAACAAGTTCCTACACAAATTCATGGATTGTTAG GATGTCAGCTGAATACATTTATGAGGTTAGGCACATTGAGAACCCAGGTGACATTTTTTCTGTCAACCTAAAGGAATACAACTGCATGTGTAGAAAGTGGCAACTAACAGGGCTTCCTTGTGTGCATGCTATTGCTGCATTGAAGAGCAGAGGTTTACATATTGAAGACTTCATTTCTGACATTTATAAAAAGGCTAGGTATATGTCTGTTTATGATCCTATAATTTATCCAGTAAATGGAACAAATTTATGGGTCAGAACAGAGTTCCCAGATGTCCAGCCACCAAAGTACAAGAAAATGCCTGGAAGGCCTAAGAAGAGGAGGAATCGTGAGGCTGGTGAAATTGATGGGACAGATAGAAAAATGAGGAAGACAGGTATGATAATGAGGTGCACCGGGTGTAGGCAAATTGGGCATAACAAATCCACCTGCAAGATGACTCAACCACCACAAACATCACAACCAACACAAGGGTCTCAACCAAGACAAGCTTCAAGGACACAAGGATCACAACCAACACAAGGGTCTCAACCAAGACAAGCTTCAAGGACACAAGGATCTCAGCCAACACAAGGATCTCAATCAAGACAAACTTCAATGACACAAGGATCTCAACCAATCCAAGCTTCAAGGGCACCACCTACACTAGGGACTCATAAAAAGATGACAACAGCTAGGCCACACAAGATACCATTTAGGAAACCAGCACATGTGGGTCCAACAACAAGGCTTAGTGCATCTCAAAATGCAGTTGGTCCTACCACTAGGAGGACCACTCCTACAAAAAGAAACAATACTAAGAAGGGCATTTAG